A single region of the Corallococcus silvisoli genome encodes:
- a CDS encoding efflux RND transporter periplasmic adaptor subunit, with translation MKPSTKPSASRALAAVGMAAALALTGCDKANASAPPATPAAAPDKPVPAVKVVAARGVQASQSEEVTGTLYPAQGLQVGFEVGGRLETVRAQKGQTVKKGDVLAQLNAEIVDAQVAGAEAAVAAAEAAASMAKDAADRTEQLSAGGGVSEQQHKNAVAAAAQAQAQVLATKAQLAQVRASRRRHDLKAPFSGTLIEAPDQTGATVGPGSPLFTLEQLDTLTFRTTVAESARALLKPGVKVRVAALGNGASTDEAVVRTILPSADPTTRRIPVELTVPNADGRFVAHTLARAVLKLGEARDAQLLPTTALSSSNGDHVLIVSDGALQRVDVQVLERRDREVVVRAASALLQVVDFPTPSLSPGTRVSVK, from the coding sequence GTGAAACCCTCCACGAAGCCCTCCGCCTCCCGTGCACTCGCCGCCGTGGGCATGGCCGCCGCGCTCGCGCTCACCGGCTGCGACAAGGCGAACGCGTCCGCTCCGCCCGCCACCCCGGCCGCCGCGCCGGACAAGCCGGTGCCCGCGGTGAAGGTCGTCGCCGCCCGCGGCGTGCAGGCCTCCCAGTCGGAGGAGGTCACCGGCACGCTGTACCCCGCCCAGGGCCTCCAGGTCGGCTTCGAGGTCGGCGGCCGGCTGGAGACGGTGCGCGCCCAGAAGGGGCAGACGGTGAAGAAGGGCGACGTGCTCGCCCAGCTCAACGCCGAAATCGTGGACGCGCAGGTGGCCGGCGCGGAGGCCGCCGTCGCCGCCGCGGAGGCCGCCGCCTCCATGGCGAAGGACGCGGCCGACCGCACCGAACAGCTGAGCGCGGGCGGGGGCGTCAGCGAGCAGCAGCACAAGAACGCCGTCGCCGCCGCCGCGCAGGCGCAGGCGCAGGTGCTGGCCACCAAGGCGCAGCTGGCCCAGGTGCGCGCGTCGCGCCGCCGGCATGACCTGAAGGCGCCCTTCTCGGGGACCCTCATCGAAGCGCCGGACCAGACGGGCGCCACGGTGGGGCCGGGCTCGCCGCTCTTCACCCTGGAGCAGCTGGACACGCTCACCTTCCGCACCACCGTGGCGGAGTCCGCCCGGGCGCTGCTCAAGCCGGGCGTGAAGGTGCGCGTGGCGGCGCTGGGCAACGGCGCCTCCACCGACGAGGCGGTGGTGCGCACCATCCTGCCCTCCGCGGACCCCACCACCCGCCGCATCCCGGTGGAGCTCACCGTGCCCAACGCGGACGGCCGCTTCGTGGCCCACACGCTGGCGCGCGCGGTGCTGAAGCTGGGCGAGGCGCGGGACGCGCAGCTGTTGCCCACGACGGCGCTGTCCTCCTCCAACGGGGACCATGTCCTCATCGTCAGCGACGGCGCGCTCCAGCGCGTGGACGTGCAGGTCCTGGAGCGCCGCGACCGCGAGGTGGTGGTGCGCGCCGCGTCCGCCCTCTTGCAGGTGGTGGACTTCCCCACGCCTTCCCTGTCGCCCGGCACCCGCGTCTCCGTGAAGTAG
- a CDS encoding cold-shock protein, with product MATGTVKWFNDAKGFGFITQDGGGEDVFCHHSAINMDGFRTLAEGQKVEFEVTRGPKGLQAQNVRAA from the coding sequence ATGGCTACTGGAACGGTGAAGTGGTTCAACGATGCGAAGGGCTTTGGCTTCATCACGCAGGACGGTGGTGGTGAGGACGTGTTCTGCCACCACAGCGCCATCAACATGGACGGCTTCCGCACCCTGGCCGAAGGCCAGAAGGTGGAGTTCGAGGTGACGCGCGGCCCCAAGGGCCTGCAGGCCCAGAACGTCCGGGCGGCTTGA
- a CDS encoding sodium-translocating pyrophosphatase codes for MTPTVPRLDTLRKSVTGPAARALGLLALLAGTTASASEADLVLPDFSSVTFVGGLNGQQLLMSGIAVCVFGLIFGFLQYASLQKMPVHRAMLEISELIYETCKTYLMTQLKFIGVLWALIAVVMVGYFGFLRHMEVGRVLIILFASLVGIAGSCGVAWFGIRVNTFANSRTAFASLRGKPYPTYAIPLQAGMSIGMVLISTELMLMLFILLFVPADFAGACFIGFAIGESLGASVLRIAGGIFTKIADIGSDLMKIVFKIKEDDARNPGVIADCTGDNAGDSVGPSADGFETYGVTGVALITFILLAVGGEYRVQLLVWIFMMRIVMVVASLVSYWINNAVQGARYKAADHMNFESPLTALVWLTSLVSVGLTFLVSYLLIPNIGGDDSLWVKLSAIITCGTLAGAIIPEAIKAFTSTESRHVREVVTASREGGASLNVISGLVAGNFSAYWMGLIIAGLMGAAYWFSTLGVGTLMIAPAVFSFGLVAFGFLGMGPVTIAVDSYGPVTDNAQSVYELSLIENVPNVKEEVKKDFGFTPDFDKGKEYLEENDGAGNTFKATAKPVLIGTAVVGATTMIFSIIVLLVGITTNAAGQQVLNTASAQNLSLLHAPFLLGLITGGAIIYWFSGASMQAVSTGAYRAVEFIKANIKLEGVEKASVSDSKKVVEICTQYAQKGMINIFLGVFFSTLAFACFEAYFFVGYLISIAIFGLYQALFMANAGGAWDNAKKLVETELKAKGTELHAATVVGDTVGDPFKDTSSVALNPVIKFTTLFGLLAVELSVELEAAGQGTLLRVFSAVFFVLSMVFVYRSFYGMRIESAGASEPKAAAQVKTA; via the coding sequence ATGACACCCACCGTTCCACGGCTGGACACTCTTCGGAAGAGTGTCACCGGACCGGCGGCGCGAGCCCTCGGGCTCCTGGCGCTGCTGGCAGGCACCACCGCGAGCGCGAGCGAGGCGGACCTGGTCCTCCCCGACTTCAGCTCCGTCACCTTCGTCGGCGGCCTCAACGGACAGCAGTTGCTGATGTCCGGCATCGCGGTCTGCGTCTTTGGCCTCATCTTCGGCTTCCTGCAGTACGCGAGCCTCCAGAAGATGCCCGTGCACCGGGCCATGCTGGAGATCTCCGAGCTCATCTACGAGACGTGCAAGACGTACCTGATGACGCAGTTGAAGTTCATTGGCGTCCTCTGGGCGCTCATCGCCGTGGTGATGGTGGGCTACTTCGGCTTCCTGAGGCACATGGAAGTGGGCCGGGTGCTCATCATCCTCTTCGCCAGCCTGGTGGGCATCGCCGGCAGCTGCGGCGTGGCCTGGTTCGGCATCCGGGTGAACACCTTCGCCAACAGCCGCACCGCGTTCGCGTCGCTGCGCGGCAAGCCCTACCCCACGTACGCCATCCCGCTGCAGGCGGGCATGTCCATTGGCATGGTGCTCATCAGCACGGAGCTGATGCTGATGCTGTTCATCCTCCTGTTCGTGCCGGCGGACTTCGCGGGGGCGTGCTTCATCGGCTTCGCCATCGGTGAGTCGCTGGGCGCGTCCGTGCTGCGCATCGCGGGCGGCATCTTCACGAAGATCGCGGACATCGGCTCCGACCTGATGAAGATCGTCTTCAAGATCAAGGAAGACGACGCGCGCAACCCCGGCGTCATCGCGGACTGCACCGGTGACAACGCGGGCGACAGCGTGGGCCCCTCCGCGGACGGCTTCGAGACCTACGGCGTCACCGGCGTGGCGCTCATCACGTTCATCCTGCTCGCGGTGGGCGGCGAGTACCGGGTCCAGCTGCTGGTGTGGATCTTCATGATGCGCATCGTGATGGTGGTGGCCTCGCTGGTGTCCTATTGGATCAACAACGCCGTCCAGGGCGCCCGCTACAAGGCGGCGGACCACATGAACTTCGAGTCGCCGCTCACCGCGCTGGTGTGGCTGACGTCGCTCGTGTCCGTGGGCCTGACGTTCCTGGTGAGCTACCTGCTCATCCCGAACATCGGCGGGGATGACAGCCTTTGGGTGAAGCTGTCCGCCATCATCACCTGCGGCACCCTGGCCGGCGCCATCATCCCGGAGGCCATCAAGGCCTTCACCTCCACGGAGAGCCGCCACGTTCGCGAGGTCGTCACGGCCAGCCGCGAGGGTGGCGCGTCGCTCAACGTCATCTCCGGCCTGGTCGCGGGCAACTTCTCCGCCTACTGGATGGGGCTCATCATCGCGGGCCTGATGGGCGCGGCCTACTGGTTCAGCACCCTGGGCGTGGGCACGCTGATGATTGCCCCGGCGGTGTTCTCCTTTGGCCTGGTGGCCTTCGGCTTCCTGGGCATGGGCCCGGTCACCATCGCGGTGGACTCGTACGGCCCGGTGACGGACAACGCCCAGAGCGTGTACGAGCTGTCCCTCATCGAGAACGTCCCCAACGTGAAGGAGGAGGTGAAGAAGGACTTCGGCTTCACCCCGGACTTCGACAAGGGCAAGGAGTACCTGGAGGAGAACGACGGCGCGGGCAACACGTTCAAGGCCACCGCGAAGCCGGTGCTCATTGGCACGGCGGTCGTGGGCGCCACGACGATGATCTTCTCCATCATCGTGCTGCTGGTGGGCATCACCACCAACGCCGCGGGCCAGCAGGTGCTCAACACGGCCAGCGCGCAGAACCTGTCCCTGCTGCACGCCCCCTTCCTCCTGGGCCTCATCACCGGCGGCGCCATCATCTACTGGTTCTCCGGCGCGTCCATGCAGGCGGTGTCCACGGGCGCGTACCGCGCGGTGGAGTTCATCAAGGCGAACATCAAGCTGGAGGGCGTGGAGAAGGCCAGCGTGTCCGACTCCAAGAAGGTGGTGGAGATCTGCACCCAGTACGCGCAGAAGGGGATGATCAACATCTTCCTGGGCGTCTTCTTCAGCACCCTCGCCTTCGCCTGCTTCGAGGCCTACTTCTTCGTGGGCTACCTCATCTCCATCGCCATCTTCGGTCTGTACCAGGCCCTCTTCATGGCCAACGCCGGCGGCGCCTGGGACAACGCGAAGAAGCTGGTGGAGACGGAGCTGAAGGCCAAGGGCACGGAGCTGCACGCCGCCACGGTCGTGGGCGACACGGTGGGCGACCCGTTCAAGGACACCTCGTCGGTGGCCCTGAATCCGGTCATCAAGTTCACCACGCTGTTCGGCCTGCTCGCGGTGGAGCTGTCCGTGGAGCTGGAGGCCGCGGGCCAGGGCACCCTGCTGCGCGTCTTCTCCGCGGTGTTCTTCGTCCTGTCGATGGTGTTCGTCTACCGCAGCTTCTACGGCATGCGCATCGAGAGCGCCGGCGCCAGCGAGCCCAAGGCCGCGGCGCAGGTGAAGACGGCCTGA
- a CDS encoding Vgb family protein yields MRSIATLLVASSFLASAPALAEAPSLSASSLGPSWVCRQPRGPVGTQREIALAPGSEPLGITVGPDLKVWFTLAGGNSIGRATREGQVTLFALPTPAASPQNLTPALDGNVWFTELSVDRIGRITPQGVVTEFPLPERGASPFGITAGLDGNVWFTEVTGNRIGRITPAGVVTEYAIPTLASQPRGIATGVDGNVWFTELAGNKIGVISSKGVLREFSVPTPNSGPSAITAGLDGAMWFTEQFANKVGRITPQGVVTEYAIPTADSGPAALTVGADGNVWFVEQFGNKLGRITPAGDITEFDLVTPEGLPSGISFGPAGFLCLDGNVWFTERFGDRIGRLQVVATP; encoded by the coding sequence ATGCGTTCCATCGCCACGCTGCTCGTCGCATCCTCGTTCCTCGCCAGCGCGCCCGCGCTCGCCGAAGCCCCCTCCTTGAGCGCGTCCTCCCTGGGCCCGTCCTGGGTCTGCCGTCAGCCCCGTGGCCCCGTGGGAACGCAGCGGGAGATCGCGCTCGCCCCGGGCTCGGAGCCGCTGGGCATCACCGTGGGGCCTGACCTGAAGGTCTGGTTCACCCTGGCCGGGGGCAACAGCATCGGCCGGGCGACCCGCGAGGGCCAGGTGACCCTCTTCGCGCTGCCCACGCCCGCCGCCTCGCCCCAGAACCTCACGCCCGCGCTGGATGGCAACGTCTGGTTCACCGAGTTGAGCGTGGACCGGATTGGCCGCATCACGCCCCAGGGCGTGGTGACCGAGTTCCCCCTGCCGGAGCGGGGCGCGTCCCCGTTTGGAATCACCGCGGGCCTGGACGGCAACGTGTGGTTCACCGAGGTGACGGGCAATCGCATTGGCCGCATCACGCCCGCGGGCGTGGTGACCGAGTACGCCATCCCCACCCTGGCCTCCCAGCCGCGAGGCATTGCCACGGGCGTGGACGGGAACGTCTGGTTCACCGAACTGGCCGGCAACAAGATTGGCGTCATCTCCTCCAAGGGCGTCCTGCGCGAGTTCAGCGTGCCCACGCCGAACAGCGGCCCCTCCGCCATCACCGCGGGCCTGGACGGCGCCATGTGGTTCACCGAACAGTTCGCCAACAAGGTGGGCCGCATCACGCCCCAGGGCGTGGTGACCGAGTACGCCATCCCGACCGCCGACAGCGGGCCCGCCGCCCTCACCGTGGGCGCCGACGGCAACGTCTGGTTCGTCGAGCAGTTCGGCAACAAGCTGGGCCGCATCACCCCCGCCGGCGACATCACCGAGTTCGACCTCGTGACGCCTGAGGGTCTGCCTTCTGGCATCTCCTTCGGTCCGGCTGGATTCTTGTGCCTGGACGGCAATGTCTGGTTCACCGAGCGCTTCGGAGACCGGATTGGCAGACTCCAGGTCGTCGCGACGCCGTGA
- a CDS encoding efflux RND transporter permease subunit — translation MILSDVSIRRPVFTAMVSLLLIVLGVMGLKRLGTDLYPDVSFPVVVVNTLYKGAGPGEIETQVIKPLEDAVAGISGVDKIHSFSRENVGTVVVSFTLGTALDTAVQDVRDKVGQAVNKLPTDAEAPIVSRVDLSAAPILTYAISADMKSQALRKLLDDRIKPALAQLAGVAEVRITGGDTREVQVDIDLDKARAVGITPSQVAQRIGSENLNLPAGRLQLGPNELTVRAMGEFTNVDDLRQLPIARSSTGAQVRLEEIATVTDGVAERRTTARLNARDAVVLELVKQPGSNTVSVSDAVKKTLAQMGPVVGQGFQATLLIDQSDLIRANTHEVWVALIFGGLMAVLIILMFLLDPRGTFISALALPTSVVGTFFVMYVLGYSLNQMTLLSLSLAIGLLIDDAVVVREAITHRLEQGEDPMSAASNGTRDVGLAVLATTLSLVAVFIPVAFMPGIVGQFFKQFGITISVAVLISLFISFTLDPMLSARFAKARKPGEEHQEAAVFRALRRFLEATEAVYSRILGWVLRHKWATAGLTLLALVLSFGAASRLGVEFMSAEDRSQLIVELQLPDSANLAQTTERAAEAETLLKQIPEVTDIYTTVGPNGDVYKARLRVLTVAKDKRKKTIGVLKEEARALLVPNLVSTAITLSDPPSIEGLGDWFPIMVRVVGPDLKRVNEEAERIAGILRTLGTSDVRVDSNPAKPELQIQIDRARAADMDLSAGALALQLRLAIDGDVSAKLREGTDETDIRVRLREADRATPERVRQLMVATPRGLHQVTDVADVALKDGPSVIEHENRERQVAVVSQLAKGAALGDVATRLKAAIAQKPLPPGYAIVYDGQMKSLDEQNDAFGIAFGLAFVFIYMVLASQFESFKHPFTIMVSLPLALVGALLGLVVTNYHVSMGAMIGVILLMGLVTKNAILLIDGALQHLREGDSVDEALLKAGPRRLRPILMTSAAMAIGMVPTAVGTGTGSEFRAPMAISVIGGVITSTFLTLLVVPVVFAAMEKLTFRRKKPRAPDTVAAPPADAPAAHGRAA, via the coding sequence ATGATTCTCAGTGACGTTTCCATCCGACGGCCGGTGTTCACGGCCATGGTGTCCCTGCTGCTCATCGTGCTGGGCGTGATGGGCCTCAAGCGCCTGGGCACCGACCTCTACCCGGACGTCAGCTTCCCCGTGGTGGTGGTCAACACCCTCTACAAGGGCGCGGGCCCGGGCGAAATCGAGACCCAGGTCATCAAGCCCCTGGAGGACGCGGTCGCCGGCATCAGCGGCGTGGATAAAATCCACTCCTTCAGCCGTGAGAACGTGGGCACCGTGGTGGTGTCCTTCACGCTGGGCACCGCCCTGGACACCGCGGTCCAGGACGTGCGCGACAAGGTGGGGCAGGCCGTCAACAAGCTGCCCACCGACGCGGAGGCCCCCATCGTCAGCCGCGTGGACCTGTCCGCCGCGCCCATCCTCACCTACGCCATCTCCGCGGACATGAAGTCCCAGGCGCTGCGCAAGCTGCTGGATGACCGCATCAAGCCCGCGCTCGCGCAGCTGGCCGGCGTGGCGGAGGTGCGCATCACCGGCGGCGACACGCGCGAGGTCCAGGTGGACATCGACCTGGACAAGGCCCGCGCGGTGGGCATCACGCCCTCGCAGGTGGCCCAGCGCATCGGCTCGGAGAATTTGAACCTGCCCGCGGGCCGCCTCCAGCTGGGGCCCAATGAGCTCACCGTGCGCGCCATGGGCGAGTTCACCAACGTGGACGACCTGCGCCAGCTGCCCATCGCCCGCAGCAGCACGGGCGCCCAGGTGCGCCTGGAGGAGATCGCCACCGTGACGGACGGCGTCGCCGAGCGCCGCACCACCGCGCGCCTCAACGCCCGCGACGCCGTGGTGCTGGAACTGGTGAAGCAGCCGGGCTCCAACACGGTCAGCGTCAGCGACGCGGTGAAGAAGACGCTCGCGCAGATGGGCCCGGTGGTGGGGCAGGGCTTCCAGGCCACGCTCCTCATCGACCAGTCGGACCTCATCCGCGCCAACACCCACGAGGTGTGGGTCGCCCTCATCTTCGGCGGCCTGATGGCGGTGCTCATCATCCTGATGTTCCTGCTGGATCCGCGCGGCACCTTCATCTCCGCGCTGGCGCTGCCCACCTCCGTCGTGGGCACGTTCTTCGTGATGTACGTGCTGGGCTATTCGCTCAACCAGATGACGCTCCTGTCGCTGTCGCTGGCCATCGGCCTGCTCATCGACGACGCGGTGGTGGTGCGTGAGGCCATCACCCACCGGCTGGAGCAGGGCGAGGACCCGATGAGCGCCGCGTCCAACGGCACCCGGGACGTGGGTCTGGCGGTGCTCGCCACCACGCTGTCCCTGGTGGCGGTGTTCATCCCGGTGGCCTTCATGCCCGGCATCGTGGGCCAGTTCTTCAAGCAGTTCGGCATCACCATCTCCGTGGCGGTGCTCATCTCGCTGTTCATCTCCTTCACCCTGGACCCCATGCTGTCCGCGCGCTTCGCCAAGGCGCGCAAGCCGGGCGAGGAGCACCAGGAGGCCGCCGTCTTCCGCGCGCTGCGCCGCTTCCTGGAGGCCACGGAGGCCGTCTATTCGCGCATCCTGGGCTGGGTGCTGCGCCACAAGTGGGCGACGGCGGGCCTCACCCTGCTGGCGCTGGTGCTGTCCTTCGGCGCCGCCAGCCGCCTGGGCGTGGAGTTCATGAGCGCGGAGGACCGCTCGCAGCTCATCGTCGAATTGCAGCTGCCGGACTCCGCCAACCTCGCGCAGACGACGGAGCGCGCCGCGGAGGCGGAGACGCTGCTCAAGCAGATTCCGGAGGTCACCGACATCTACACCACCGTCGGCCCCAACGGAGACGTCTACAAGGCGCGCCTGCGCGTGCTCACGGTGGCCAAGGACAAGCGCAAGAAGACGATTGGCGTCCTCAAGGAGGAGGCCCGCGCGCTGCTCGTGCCCAACCTGGTCTCCACCGCCATCACCCTGTCGGACCCGCCGTCCATCGAAGGCCTGGGCGACTGGTTCCCCATCATGGTCCGCGTGGTGGGCCCGGACCTGAAGCGCGTCAACGAGGAGGCCGAGCGCATCGCCGGCATCCTGCGCACCCTGGGCACCTCCGACGTGCGCGTGGACTCCAACCCGGCCAAGCCGGAGCTCCAGATTCAAATCGACCGCGCGCGCGCCGCGGACATGGACCTGTCCGCGGGGGCGCTCGCCCTGCAGCTGCGGCTCGCCATCGACGGTGACGTGTCCGCCAAGCTGCGGGAAGGCACCGACGAGACGGACATCCGCGTGCGCCTGCGCGAAGCGGACCGCGCCACCCCGGAGCGCGTGCGCCAGCTGATGGTGGCCACGCCGCGCGGGCTGCACCAGGTGACGGACGTGGCGGACGTGGCCCTGAAGGACGGCCCCAGCGTCATCGAGCACGAGAACCGCGAGCGTCAGGTGGCCGTCGTGTCCCAGCTGGCCAAGGGCGCCGCGCTGGGGGACGTGGCCACCAGGCTCAAGGCCGCCATCGCCCAGAAGCCGCTGCCCCCGGGCTACGCCATCGTCTACGACGGCCAGATGAAGAGCCTGGACGAGCAGAACGACGCGTTCGGCATCGCGTTCGGTCTGGCGTTCGTCTTCATCTACATGGTGCTCGCCAGCCAGTTCGAGTCCTTCAAGCACCCGTTCACCATCATGGTGTCGCTGCCGCTGGCGCTGGTGGGCGCGCTCCTGGGCCTGGTCGTCACGAACTACCACGTCAGCATGGGCGCGATGATTGGCGTCATCCTGCTGATGGGGCTCGTCACCAAGAACGCCATCCTCCTCATCGACGGCGCCCTCCAGCACCTGCGCGAGGGCGACTCCGTGGACGAGGCCCTGCTCAAGGCCGGCCCCCGCCGCCTGCGCCCCATCCTCATGACGAGCGCCGCGATGGCCATCGGCATGGTGCCCACCGCCGTGGGCACGGGCACCGGCTCCGAGTTCCGCGCCCCCATGGCCATCTCCGTCATCGGCGGCGTCATCACCTCCACCTTCCTCACCCTGCTGGTGGTGCCGGTGGTGTTCGCGGCCATGGAGAAGCTGACCTTCCGCCGCAAGAAGCCCCGCGCGCCGGACACGGTCGCGGCGCCGCCCGCGGACGCGCCCGCCGCGCACGGCCGCGCGGCCTGA
- a CDS encoding TetR/AcrR family transcriptional regulator — translation MPRPADPKARSALIAAARTEFARRGVKGARISDITAASGLSKGAFYLHFPSKEALFAALVEDFVQELERLSLQRVASMDCFRAEHGQPGPADFATRSERYCHFLHMEASLDVEMLEFMWDRRELVTTLIVGSQGTPFESVMWDVVDREVDRIAREFHQLRGQHPDTPDVDPSLFGSFVVGTYLLLARRMGRLTHKPDLASWAVGIQRLMHEGTLPREALPRSASVARTPSPPSTRRRHARAANPHRPPRKRP, via the coding sequence ATGCCCCGCCCCGCCGACCCCAAAGCCCGAAGCGCGCTCATCGCGGCCGCGCGGACGGAGTTCGCGCGGCGGGGGGTGAAGGGCGCGCGCATCAGCGACATCACCGCCGCCAGCGGCCTGTCCAAGGGCGCCTTCTATTTGCACTTCCCCTCCAAGGAGGCCCTCTTCGCGGCGCTGGTGGAGGACTTCGTGCAGGAGCTGGAGCGGCTGAGCCTCCAGCGCGTCGCGAGCATGGACTGCTTCCGCGCGGAGCACGGCCAGCCGGGCCCCGCGGACTTCGCCACGCGTTCGGAGCGCTACTGCCACTTCCTCCACATGGAGGCCTCGCTCGACGTGGAGATGCTGGAGTTCATGTGGGACCGGCGCGAGCTGGTCACCACGCTCATCGTCGGCAGCCAGGGCACCCCTTTTGAATCCGTGATGTGGGACGTGGTGGACCGCGAGGTCGACCGCATCGCCCGGGAGTTCCACCAGCTGCGCGGCCAGCACCCGGACACCCCGGACGTGGACCCCAGCCTCTTCGGCTCCTTCGTCGTGGGCACGTACCTGCTGCTGGCCCGGCGCATGGGGCGGCTGACGCACAAGCCGGACCTGGCCTCCTGGGCCGTGGGCATCCAGCGCCTGATGCACGAAGGCACGCTGCCCCGCGAAGCCCTGCCCCGGTCCGCGTCCGTCGCCCGCACGCCTTCCCCGCCTTCCACGCGCCGGCGCCACGCCCGCGCGGCCAACCCGCACCGTCCGCCAAGGAAACGCCCGTGA
- a CDS encoding type 2 periplasmic-binding domain-containing protein codes for MKMTTWVMSAAVVAMSVVGCGGATDGAVVEGPASAAQALGPNREFYGSDTLKDAIIAASLASSANLNVQGKGSGVGEGCLRDGSTGFCTAQQQALAPMSRDFKAPCRTGERSNIIALDAVNAFVNSANPLTDISLTDLRKVFFATDSAGAPVSGSCTSTLTKYRRDDLSGTTDTFKTLVGGGTFCSDVVVISDGTLPAACAGETSATKCIGKLTATDANAIGYSGDSAGRTGNRALTVNGIAPSTTNVRKFLTDKANAYPLSRALFLNESTTNARSSNERILYAWAYSAANKQAFENILVNQGFIACDPTGPLKCGGANNDGKGAGLCQ; via the coding sequence ATGAAGATGACGACGTGGGTGATGTCCGCCGCGGTGGTGGCGATGTCCGTGGTGGGTTGCGGTGGCGCGACCGATGGCGCGGTGGTGGAGGGGCCGGCGTCGGCGGCGCAGGCGCTGGGGCCGAACCGTGAGTTCTACGGGTCTGACACGTTGAAGGACGCGATCATCGCGGCCAGCCTCGCCTCCAGCGCCAACCTGAACGTGCAGGGCAAGGGCTCCGGCGTGGGCGAGGGCTGTCTGCGGGACGGGTCGACGGGCTTCTGCACCGCGCAGCAGCAGGCGCTGGCCCCCATGTCGCGTGACTTCAAGGCGCCCTGCCGCACGGGCGAGCGCAGCAACATCATCGCGCTGGACGCGGTGAACGCGTTCGTGAACTCCGCCAACCCGCTGACCGACATCTCCCTGACGGACCTGCGCAAGGTTTTCTTCGCCACGGACTCCGCGGGCGCCCCCGTCAGCGGTTCCTGCACCAGCACCCTCACCAAGTACCGCCGCGACGACCTGTCCGGCACGACGGACACCTTCAAGACGCTGGTGGGCGGCGGCACCTTCTGCTCCGACGTCGTGGTCATCTCCGACGGCACGCTGCCGGCCGCCTGCGCGGGTGAGACCAGCGCCACCAAGTGCATTGGCAAGCTGACCGCGACGGACGCCAACGCCATTGGCTACTCCGGCGACTCCGCGGGCCGCACGGGCAACCGCGCGCTCACCGTGAACGGCATCGCCCCGTCCACGACCAACGTGCGCAAGTTCCTCACGGACAAGGCCAATGCCTACCCGCTGTCCCGCGCCCTGTTCCTGAACGAGAGCACCACCAACGCCCGCTCGAGCAACGAGCGCATCCTCTACGCCTGGGCCTACAGCGCCGCCAACAAGCAGGCCTTCGAGAACATCCTGGTCAACCAGGGCTTCATCGCCTGCGACCCCACGGGCCCCCTGAAGTGCGGCGGCGCGAACAACGACGGCAAGGGCGCGGGCCTCTGCCAGTAG